The region TGGTCAGGGAGAACATCCGGCGCTCAGCGCAGAGCGTGGCCTGCAGGAGACGGGAGGTGGAAACGCTGGTGGGCGATCTCCTTGGTGTCTTCCAGGAGCGCCTGTCCAATAGTTTCTTCCCGGTGCCGCAGCCAGCCATCGGGGTGGGCAGCGCCTTTGAAGGCTGGAGTCCCTGTGGGCACGAAGCTGTGTACAGCCTCCTGGTGCCCCTGAAACCCTCCCGTGGCCATGCCTTCCgcctggagctgggcactgcGGGGGACGTGCCGGCAAAGCACCGTGTCCGCGTGGAGCTGGAGTGCACCTGCGCGAAGGACACCCGTGTGAAGGACATGCTGTGCTTCGTCCACCAGCCCCAGGAGGCgctggagagaaatcaggattcCAGCCTCCTGAGCAACCTCTGCACCGGCCGCTACCTCGATGCACAGAAGACCGCCCGCTGGTTCCAGGACTTGGTGAGCTCggcctggcaggagatgcctcattgGCGTCGCTACAGCCTGAGGCTGCTGCCGTCCAGGCGCTCCTGCAAGCTGGAGCTCACAGACGCCTCCGGCACACCCCTCTTTGTTGAGATGCTGTTTGGGGTGCAGCAAGGCGACTCGGACgtcttcctgagcagccaggCTCCAGAGGCCATCTTGACCCCAGGCACGATGTGGGCAGAGAGCTACGGTGTGGCGGAGGCAAAGTTCTTCAGCCACGTGGCCAGGCAGGCCCTGCCTGACAGCGTCCACCTCAGATGCCTGCAGCTCTGCACCAGCACCCTGGCGGGCACGGTCCTTTCCTCCTACACCTTCAAGACGGTTGTGATGCACCTCCTGAACATGAGGGCGGTATCCGCGATCCAGCTGCAGGATGTAATGTGCTACCTGCGCAGCTGCCTGGAGGAGAAACGCCTCGATCACTTCATCTTTGGCAACGAGTGCTTGCCCGAGGCCATCGTCTTGCCCCGAGCCATGCAAGGAGCTGCGCCgctcaacctcttccagtgcctggtgCAGGACCCAGAAGCCTACGCCAAGGCACTGTGTGAGTTCGAGGAGCTGCAAGGTCGGCTCACGGGACTGTTGCTCTTCGGAGTCTGAAAGAGGTTTTCACCTCTGACACCACCTCTGTGGTTGTGTCCCCTGGACTGCCGGCTGTCTTCCGGAGGGTCCTTTCTCTCTGGGAGCTTCTTTTGTACATAGTTGTGAATACAGGGTGTGTTGCAACAAAAGCCGCGTCTCTGAGCACGTGTGCATCATTTCTGGGGGGAAGGCGGGCATCGGGTGCTGACTGCTCAGCCGCCCCGGGGTCGGGGAGCATTTTGCTGAAGAGCTGACGGGGTGGGCCCTGCTTTCCCTGATTCCGTAGCTAaggctccccctcctgcccatgCTCCCGCCTCGGGGCAACGGGAATAACTGGTCACCCTCCACAGCTGTGCACGTTGCCTGTGCGGCTCCGTAGGCAGGGAGCCTGAAGCGGCTTCCCTGGGAGCCCTTCGCACACCAAGCCCCGCGAGCGCGACAGCATTGCCCTTGGGCCACCTCAGTGAGGTGGGTGTGACGCTGCCCCAGTGGGGAGCCCTTTGCTCAGGGGACAAGTGCCACCACTGCAGAGCGGGGCTCTGGCCGCTCTGGCTCCTCTACGAGCAGGAGACTCGTTCTCCGCAGCAGCCTCTCGGGAGCTCAGGCTCAGGTCCCCACCACCTTAACACGGCAGACTTAACACGTGCAGCCAGGTCAAAGAGAGCTTTTGAGATGTCTCCAACTGAAAGCATCGCTAGCGCAGGCCACGCCACGGCAAGCAGTGGCCTGACGGCCGCTGGGTGACACGAGAGGTGCGCTCATCCCTCTCTTTGGGACACCTCCAGGAGAAATCCAAGGTGGGTATATGGGTGAAGATCTGCAAGATCGCTGATAGCTGTCCCGTCAAATGAACTGTCTGTGTCTGAGTGCTAAGGCAGCCCAGCAGGTGCCCCGTGCCCATCAGCCCCAGGGCCGTGGCTTTTGCGGGCTCTCCAAGGGCTGTGCTGTTACAAAAGCGACTTTTGCcttcctggggaggaataaccccatgcagcagtacgggctgggggctgacctgctggagagcagctctgaggagaaagacgtggcagtcctggtggacaataggatgcccatgagctagcaatgtgcccttgtggccaaggcggccaatggtatcctggggtgcaccagaaagagtgtgaccagcaggtcgagggaggttatcctgcccctctactctgccctggtgaggtcccatctggaggactgtgtccagttctgggctccccagttcaagaaggacaggcgactgctggagagggtacagcagaggaccacagagACGgtcaggggcctggagcatctcacttaggaggagggtcaaagaaaacgtaccccccctgatgagcaacagtggggaacatgtatcaacggatgaggagaaggcggaagttctcaacaacttttttgcctcagtcttcactggcaacgcctttcctcctagctcccatgttgatggcccacgagttagtgaccaaggtgacaaagtctcTCCCACtctaagtgaagacatagtacgtgatcaactgaggaacctgaagatatacaagtccatgggacctgacgaaatacaccccagagtcctgaaggaactagctgatgtagttgccaagccactttccatggtatctgaaaagtcgtggcggtcaggtgaagtccctgcggaccggaagagaggaaacatcacacccattttcaaaaagggtagaaaggaggaccctgggaactaccgacctgtcagcctcacctctgtgcccgggaagatcatggaacagatccttctagatgccgtGCTTGGGCACCTGGaagacacggagatgattcaagatagccagcatggctttactaggggcgggtcctgcctgactaacccagtagccttctatgatagagtgactaggtcagtagataagggacgacctatggacgtggtCTATCTgcacttcagtaaggcctttgacacggtccctcacaataTCCTGCTTGCCGAATTGGAGGGATAGGGATCTGATGGGTGGACTggtcagtggataaggaattggctggatggtcgcacccagagggtggtactcaatggcttgaagtacagagggagagcagtgacaagtggtgtccctcaagggtccgtgctgagaccggtactgtttaacatttttatcaacgacacaGAGgcattgagagcaccatcagcaagcttgcagatgacaccaagctgtgtggcgttgtcaatacaccggagggacgggatgtcattcagagggacctggacaggctggagaggtgggcccaggtgaacctcatgaggttcaacaaaagcaagcgcagggttctgcacctggccCGAAACAATCCTTGgaacaaatacagactgggggatgagggattagaaagcagccctgaggaaagggacttgggggtgttgatgggcgagaagctggacacgagcaggcagtgtgcacttgcagcccagaaggccaatcacatcctgggctgcatcaagagaagtgttgccagcagatccagagaggtgattctgcctctttgctctgctctggtgagacctcacctggagtactgtgtgcaggtctggagccctcaatatagaaaggacacggacctgatggagcgcgtccagaggagggccgcgaagatgatcagagggatggagcacctctcctatgaagacaggctgagagagctggggttgctcagcctggagaagagaaggctccggggagaccttatagcagccttccaatagctgaagggagcctacaggagagctggtgaggcaCTCTTTGtaaggaagtgtagtgacaggacaaggggtaacggctttaaattggaagaggggagatttagatgagataccagaaaggaattctttactgtgagggtggtgaggcactggaacaggttgcccagggaagctgtggctgccccatccctggaagtgtttaaggccaggctggatggggctttgagcaacctgctctagtgggaggtgtccctgcccatggcaggggggttggaacttgatgatcttgaaggtcccctccaactctaaccattccacgATTCCacgaaatacttaaagggagggtgtcaagaggatggggccagccttttttcagtggtgcccagtgacaggacaagaggaaacgggcacaaacttgaacgtaagaagttcccaTAGCCCTGCCCAAGTGATAAGCACCCGAGGTGGTCACAAGGGGTGCATCTTGCCGTGAGGGCGGCATCTGGGGCTCCAAGGTGCTTTGGGGGAGCCACATAACAACACAACAGCCAAGGGCGGACTTGCGCAATGCTGCTCCTGCGGTCAATATGCCAATACGACTACAGGTCAGCCATCTTACCCCCAGAAAAAGTCAACAGCCCGAGAGCCCCTAGAGCTCTCCCGCACGGCAGCGGGTTACCAGGAGTAGGGACGCCTCTGAAGATTACTTCTCCAGATTTAGAGATTCCTAGCCGCAACAGATCCTGGGTAAGTGACTACTAGAATGCAAAACTTGGAAATCCTAGCTAAGCGATTGAAAGGATTGGTTGCCCAGACAGAATCCTTCAGGCATAAagcgttgaccaagtctgggagtAGGACTGGACCCAGCCGCCCCCGGACTCCCCTCCGGGAAGGAGTGTAGAAAGCGAGGGGGTCCGCTCTGAACCTCAGGACTCGAGggaagggtctccctgacagttctctCTGGCCTTGGCCTCCATGCAGTAAATAACGCAGTgcaccttgccatcaaatcttgttaaaacacagTTGCATTCACCATCCCAGGCTCTGGCTGAGCCGGGCTGGCGCCCGAGGACGCGGCCGCTTGCCGGCGGTGCCTGTGATGCGCTCCGGCGCCTGGGGCACCACAGGGGATGCGTCACAATGGGGGCGGCTATAAAGGGcgccagcaggcagctgccccagtACGGCCTGCGCCAGCGGCGAGTGAGCTTGCGGCTCTCTCGCTACTCCTGCGGGCTATGGCTCCGAGAAGAGCCCTCGTCCTGCTTTTGCTCAGCGTCATCGGGCTCGTGCCCATGGTTGACAAGGAGCGCGATGAGGCCACACGAGAGCCCATGCAGCAGCATGTGGAGCTCCTGAACAGCGGGATGCGTCACAATGGGGGCGGCTATAAAGGGCCTAAAAAAGCCCTAAAGGGCTAGGAAATCCTAGCTAAGTGATAGAAACGATTGATTGCCCAGATAGAATCCTTCAGGCATAAAGCGTCAACCAAGTCGGGGAGTAGGATGGGACTCCTGCCTTTTTCTCAGCAGGTCTAGACGGCGCCAGCTCCTGCTGTCTGTCTCTCCTTGCAGCGGCCTCTGAGCTGACAATAGCCCTCCTGCAAGCccaatgcaagagaaaaatgctAACTTAACCAGTAGCACAGGTACAACGTGTGGCGAGAGTTGTGGTGAGTCACTGTGTGTCTGCCGAAGCCACCGCTGCCCGTGTTCCCCTGCCAATGTGCTTTCTAGAGAAGTGGCCACCTTCACAGCTGGCTCGGATCAAAGAGCCATGCGAACTAGCAGTCTGTGCCACTGCCGCCACCGCCGTGAAGGTTCATGCTTTTGATAGGGTTTGATGCTAATTTCTGTGGGGAAAAGCTATTCTTGTCTGTAGTAAGAAAGGGATGACTTGAGTTTACATCATGTATGTCAGGAGACGTTTTGGTTTTACTGTACATGGAAGAGCAAAAATGGTGTTTATCTGGAAGACATACTTTAACAGCGATTTAAGTGATTCACCCCATTCCCCTGGCTTCTTGAATAAGCCACTtcacaaaggagaaaagaaggcagGAAACAGGTAACAGCATAGAAAGTCAGAGAGAGACTCTGACTCTGAGATCTGTCTGCCATGCAAGCTTATGTTTGGCTTTCTGATCTGTGAGGTTTTCAGGCACAAAATGAATAAATTTCAACAAGTTCGTATTATGCCTCAGGTCATCCCATACAGCCGGTTGTTTCCTCACTGTTTTACAGGCAAGTAATTTCAATACGGACCTGTTGGCTAAAGGCCAAATTTTATTTGCTGCTATTAgcatatttttactgtttctgtgcTTACAAAGGAACCAGAATGTTCCCTGGCAGCCAAGGCTAAGAAGTATGCAAATCATGATCTGTGCTTATAGGCACGCTCTTTTTTGGGACGTGAATCAGTATGCCAATTTGGCACTCCTCTTTCTGATCAGGGATAAACAGAGCTGCAGGCATTTCTCCGGTAACCACCTTGCTTTCTGTTGCCCGTTTTTGCctagagaaagaggaggagctcACTTTaggaccacgcggagagcgacagcagcagcggtgagtgctgcggctttacaTTGGAAGTAGATCGAGACGGAGGGGGCGCTTCCTGGAGAcagagaagccgagggagagcggagagacccgaaacgagtcgggaatctcgcgagggagccgagaggctgacggggctgggggcgggccgggcgagccgcggcaaatttaaaagcggctacagccgcagcgggggcagagcgcgtgccgggcgcggGTGAGCGCAAGAGCGGGAGTATCAGCGCGCAGAGCGCGAGGGAAGCAGCCATCAGTGGTCGGTCCCCTTCCCGGCACCAGGCAAGAACATGGCCCCGACACCTGCAAAATGCACCACAAGgaggaatgtgggaactcagactcAGCCCCCGCAAAAACAGgtggctgtgcaggtctccggctgcagcaaatgcctgagcctggcacttgtttCCAAGGGAGCCGGAGACAccgcctgtgtgcgctgtgatcaaataaactgcctgctcaggcaggtggtggaactggaggaagaggcagaaagacttagaagcatcagagacagtgaaagtgaaatagattggtggagccataccctgaggcgTAGGCATCGGGCAGAGGCTCTACAGAAAATGGATGATCTCCTTTCcgcctgtccccaggcagaagagagggacttaagggacaatggagaatggaggcaggtccctcctcggaggggcaagcaaaacccctcccagcccccctcaccttcccagttgcacttacaaaatagatatggggctttggaaatcgagggccaggcatatgaggatggagaggaagatctatgcagtgagctgcccagagccagccacccacccccacgccttaggacttccgcaacaaaaaaaaaaaagaggaaggtaattgtggtgggtgactccgttctgtgaggaacagaaggccccatttgcagactggatccatcccacagagaagtcttcTGCCttcctggggccaggattaaggatatacagaaaaatctgccTACCCAGGTccggccctcggattactatccattactattatttcaagtaggcagcgatgaggtagctaccagtggTCCAAGAGCActgaagagagacttcagggcccttggacagctggttaagggatcaggagcccaagttgtgttctcctctatcccaccacttgcaggaattgatgagaggaaaaccaggaagagccagcagattaactcctggctctgaggctggtgtaaccagcagaactttggtttccttgatcatgggatgatctacaggacaccaggcctgctggcaattgGTGGGGCAAGCCATatccaaaggggaagaagaatactggggcaagaattagcagagctcattgaaagggctttaaactaggttcgAAGGGGGacggggatgaaaccaggattactaaagaggagcctgggagcaaatTACcggtgctggtgggtaaaagtgctagcaaggtcttgtggcctgttgtctcagtagaggtgggggatggtaatcCATATGGTGATGACATCAAGGATAGTGATAgactggcaaccacagaagggtctgggcatggtAAGGGGAGTGTTGGGGCttggccccccataaaagtggcaggaaaattagcccagctaaagtgcatttacacaaatgcacgcagtatgggcaaaaaacaggaggagctggaggccattgtacaccaGAAAAACTacgatatagttgccatcacagaaatgtggtgggaagacttacacaactggaacactgcaatcgatggctaccaactcttcagaagggacagacaAGGAAGGACAGGCGGTGAGGTGGCCCTCTTtgttaaagacacatttgaatgcctagaacttaataatgggaatgacagtctagagtgtttatgggttagaatcaaggggaaggccaacaaggcggATATCATGGCGGgggtttattacagacccccaaaccaggatgtagaaataggtgaaatattctatcagcaactggcagagctctcgcaaccACCcacccttgttctcatgggggacttcaacttcccaaatatctcctgggaatacaacacagcagagagggaacaatccaggaggttcctagaaTATGTGcaggataacttcctcacgcagctggtaagtgggcTGACCAGGGGAAATGCcttcctggacctgctccttgtgaacagggaagaagtgggggaagtaaaggttggaggctgtctagggcacagtgatgaTGAGACGACtgagttctcgatccttggagaaacaaggagaggggttactaaaactgccaccttagacttccggagggcaaactttgacctgttcagaagactgctagacaaaatcccttgggaggctgccctgaaggatataggagtccaggaaggatggacatacttcaagaaagaggtcttaaaggcacaggagcaggctgtccccgtgtgccgaaaaacaagtaggtgaggaaggagaccagcctggctaaatagggaccttttgctggatctcagaaacaaaaggagagtctacaacctttggaagagggggcaggcctctcatgaaaactatgaagaggtagtgaagctatgcagggagaaaattaggagagccaaagcacagctagagctcagcctagctacagctgttaaggataataaaaaatgtttctataaattcattaacaacaaaggGAGGagtagggaaaatctccctcctttatcggatgcagagcgaaacatagtcaccaaggccgaggaaaaggctgaagtgcttaacgcctactttgcctcagtctttagcagtggaactagctgttccttGGACAcgcagcctcatgagctaggagacagggaggggaagcagaaggagggcatcacaattaaggaggaagagatcagtgacctgctatgccgtttggatgcacacaagtctatgggaccagatgggctacacccaagagtgctgaaagagttggcagacatgctcgccaaactgctttccattattcatatgaagtcatggctaacttgGGAGGttccaatggactggagggtggcaaatgtaacacccatttACAAGAAAGGCAAacaggaggatccaggaaactatagaccagttagcctgacctcgataccagggaaggtcatggagcaggccATCTTgcgtgccatcacaaaccatataatgggcaaccaggggatcaggcctagtcagcatggatttatgaaaggcgggtcctgccagacaaacctgatctccttctatgacaaggtgacccgattattggatgagggaaaggctgcggatattatctacctggactttcaaaaagcattcgacactgttccccatagaattctagtggaaaaactagctgcacatggcctgggtgagcgtacgatctgctggatcaagcactggctgtctggacggtcccaaagagtggtgctcaatggagctaaatccagctggcggctggtcacaagtggtgttcgctagggctcagtgttgggactatttctgtttaacatcttcattgatgatcttgataatgacatagggtgtatcatctgtaagttcacagatgacaccaaattaagcgggagtgttgatctgcatgaggacagggaggctctacagagagacttagataggttggatcgatgggccgacattaatggtatgaacttcaacaagaccaagtgccaggtcctgcacttgggccacaacaaccccatgcatcggtacaggcttggggaagtgtggctggaaagctgcctggcggaaaaggacttgggggttctaattgacaagcggctgaatatgagccagcagtgtgcccaagtggccaagaaagccaatggcatcctggcttgtattagaaatagtgtgaccagcagaagtagggaggtgattgtccccctgtactcagcactggtgaggccacacctggagcattgtgtccagttttgggcacctcaatacaagagagatatcgaggtgctggagtgagtgcagaggagggcaacgaagctggtgaagggcctggagaataagtcgtatgaagaaggattgagggagctgggactgtttagtttgaggaagaggagactgaggggtgacctcatcactctctataactacttgaaaggacattgtagagagatTGGTgctgaaaggacattgtagagagattggtgctggtctcttctcacaagcaaatagcgatag is a window of Numenius arquata chromosome Z, bNumArq3.hap1.1, whole genome shotgun sequence DNA encoding:
- the LOC141477636 gene encoding inositol 1,4,5-trisphosphate receptor-interacting protein-like 1; the protein is MAPRKALVLLLLSVIGLVPMVDKERDEATREPMQQHVELLNSGEMTRQLQERSLEQSDFAWGALLFAPLKQWQFWVVAGGLVLLVGLCLGLWKRIHPPDGRDEQERSSSITEEEDKEEREDDFHDEERLVRENIRRSAQSVACRRREVETLVGDLLGVFQERLSNSFFPVPQPAIGVGSAFEGWSPCGHEAVYSLLVPLKPSRGHAFRLELGTAGDVPAKHRVRVELECTCAKDTRVKDMLCFVHQPQEALERNQDSSLLSNLCTGRYLDAQKTARWFQDLVSSAWQEMPHWRRYSLRLLPSRRSCKLELTDASGTPLFVEMLFGVQQGDSDVFLSSQAPEAILTPGTMWAESYGVAEAKFFSHVARQALPDSVHLRCLQLCTSTLAGTVLSSYTFKTVVMHLLNMRAVSAIQLQDVMCYLRSCLEEKRLDHFIFGNECLPEAIVLPRAMQGAAPLNLFQCLVQDPEAYAKALCEFEELQGRLTGLLLFGV